Below is a genomic region from Alphaproteobacteria bacterium.
AACGAGGCGGGACTATCGCCTTCGCGACTTCGAGCCGGAGGCGATCGGGCAAGCGCTCGAGACGCTGGGTTTCCGGCGCGCCGAGGGCCCGGCGCGGCCCGGCGACATCCTGATCCTCGCGCCCGCGCCGGGCCGGCTTCACGCGGCGATCGTCACCCCCGGCGGCCATCTTCACGCCGATGCCGGCCTTCGCCGGGTCGTCGAGGCGCCGGGTGCGCCGCCCTGGCCGGTGCTCTCGGCCTGGCGCCTTTCCTGAACGGAGAAGAAAGATGGCCACTCTTGTTTTGACCGCCGTCGGCACTGCGATCGGCGGGCCGATCGGCGGCGCGATCGGATCGATCGCCGGCCAGATCCTGGACCGCGAGGTGCTGTTCGCACCGAAGCCGATCCATGGCGCGCGGCTCGGCGACCTCGCGGTGCAGATTTCTAGCTACGGTGCGGCGATCCCGAAGATATTCGGAACGATGCGGGTGGCCGGGACGGTGATCTGGTCGACCGACCTGATCGAGCGGCGCACGTCGAGCGGCGGCGGCAAGGGGCGGCCGAAGACGATCGGCTATTCCTATTCGGCGAGCTTCGCGGTCGCATTGTCGGCGCGGCCGATCCTCGGGATCGGCCGGATCTGGGCCGACGGCAAGCTGCTTCGCGGCGCGGCCGGGGACTTCAAGAGCGCGACCGGCTTCAGGATCCATTCGGGCGGCGAGGACCAGCCGGCCGACCCGCTGATCGCGGCGGCCGAGGGGATCGCGCAGACGCCCGGTTTTCGCGGAATCGCCTATGCGCTGTTCGAGGATTTCCAGCTCGAGGATTACGGCAACCGAATCCCCTCGCTGACCTTCGAGGTGATCGCCGATGCCGGGGCGGTTAGCGTGGGGGCGATGGCCGAGGCGCTCGGCGGCGGGATGGTCGTGGCCGGAGAAACTCCGGTCGTGGGCGGCTATGCGGTGTCGGAGGACAGCGTGCGGGGGGCGATCGCGGCGCTGGCGGAGGTGGCCCCGCTGTCGCTCGTGGACGACGGCGAGCGGCTCACGCTGACCGCCGGCGCGGGCGAGGCGGACGCGCTCGGCGCGAGTGACGAGCAGGGCCGGCGCGAGATCGTCCGCCGCGGCGCCTCCACCCTGCCGCGCGAGGCGAGCGTCGCCTATTACGAGATCGAGCGCGACTATCAGGCGGGGCTTCAGCGGGCGACGCGGGGCGGAGCGTCGGGGCCCGCCGACCGAAGCGCGCTGCCGGCGGCGCTCGGCGCGGCGGAGGCCAAGCGGCTGGCCGAGGAGCGGCTCGCGGCGGCCTGGGCCGGACGGCTCACCGCCCGGGTCACGCGGTCGTGGCGCGCCTGCGCCCTCAGCCCCGGCGGCCATGTCCTGCTCGAGGGAGAGGCCGGGCGCTGGCGGATCGAGCGGATGTCGATCGGGCCGATGACCGTGACTCTCGATCTCGTCCGGATCGCGCCTGCGGGCTTCGGCGCTCCGCCTGCGAGCCCGGGAGTTCCGGTGCGGCAGCCGGACATGGTTCACGGTCCGACCGTCCTCCGCCTGCTCGACCTTCCTTTGGGCGACGGCACCGCCGGCGCGCCCTTGCTCTTCGCCGCGGCGGCCGGGAGCGAGGCGGGCTGGCGGCGGGCGGCGATCGAGGCGAGCTTCGACGGCGGCGGCACCTGGCTCGCGGCCGGGAGCACGGCCGCCCCGGCGGTAATCGGCACCGTGCTCGGCGCGCTTGCACCCGCGGGCCCGGCGCTGGCCGACAGGGAATCCGCGATCGAGGTCGAGCTTCTCAACGCTTCGATGTGGCTCGAATCGCGCAGCGACGACGCCCTGGCGAACGGCGAGAATTTGGCGCTGGTGGGCGAGGAATTGATCCAGTTCGGCGCGGCTGATCCCGTCGGCACGAACCGATTTCGCCTGTCCCGCCTGTGGCGCGGCCGGCGCGGGACGGAATGGGCCGCGGCGCTCCATTCCGCCGGCGAGGGCTTCGTTCTGATCGAAGCCGAGAGCCTGGTTCCTCTGCAGGCGCCCGCCGGATCGGCCGGCGGCGAAGCGCGCCTGATCGCTTACGGCATAGGTGACCCGCCCGAAGGAGCGGCGGCCGAGCGCCCGATCGCGGGCGAAGCGATTCGTCCGCCGAGCCCGGTGCACCTCACTGCCGAGCCGCTCGACGGCGGCGTGACGCTGCGCTGGGTGAGGCGCAGCCGGCAAGGATGGGTCTGGCCCAGCGGCGGCGACACGCCGCTGGGCGAGGAGGCCGAGCGCTACCGTGTGAAGCTGGCGGGGGAGGGCTTCTCCCGAAGCGCGATCGTGACCGAGCCTTCCTTCCATTACGGCGCCGCCGAGCGCGCGGCCGATGGAGGCGGGCCGGCGCTCGTCTCGATCGTCCAGCTCGGAACCTTCGCGGTGTCGCGCCCGGCGACGCTGCTCGTCAGCTAGAGGAGATCCGTCATGCCGGAATCGAGCCCCCGCTTCGCCCTTCCGTTCATCCTTCCGGGGCAGGCCCAGAAGGAGATGTTCCACAACGAGGCGCTGGCGAGGATCGACGCCGCGCTCCAGGCGGCGGTCGAGGAGGGGCCGCGGACCGATCCGCCGGACGCCCCCGAGCCGGGGCAGTGCTGGATCGCAGCCGCCGGAGCGACCGGCGCCTGGGCCGGCGAGGACGGCGCATTGGCCTGCCGCACGGACGGCGGCTGGCGGTTCGTGGCGCCGGTTCCCGGGATGCTGGTCTGGAACAAGGCGGCAGGGTTGTGGATCCACTGGGACGGAACGGGGTGGAGCGACGGACGCCTGCCCGCCGCGGCGCTTTTCGTCGGCGGCCAGCAAGTCGTCGGGCCGCGCCTCGAAACGATCGCAAGTCCTTCTGGCGGAACGACAATCGACGCGAAAGCACGGCTTGCGCTCGACGCCGTCATTGCGACATTAAAGTCACACGGCCTGATCGAATCATGATGTCCTCATTTCGTCTGCAACCCAAGCGGGGGCGGGTCGTTTCTGAGCCGCCGATCAACTGCCGTTCATCTTCTGGGTGGGCTGCGGCTTTTCAGCAACAGGTGTGGGGCTATGCGTGCTTGCGCGGAAACTCCGCTTACCGTAAGGAGTTCACGTCGTTCCCGATTGGGACGCAGAAGAAAGGGGAAGATTATGCGGAAGCTCGCCATTGTTGTGGCGCTGTCCTCAACCGTACTCGCCACGCCGGCCCTCGCGCGCAATAACGCTTGGTACGTCGGTGGCGATTTCGGTGGGATGATCGTCGAGGACATCGACTTCGACTTCGGTCTTACGCCGACCATTCCGAGCAGCGGGACCTCGCAGCTCGCTCTCAATCACGATTACGGCTACGACGCAGCCTTGTTCGTCGGCTACGATCTCGGTGCGTTCCGCATCGAGGCCGAGGTCGCCTACAAGAGCGCCGACGTGGACGACATCGAGTCGGTGACCTGCCTTCCGGGCAATCCGGCCGCCTGCCGGCCTGTCGGCAGCACGATCACGCCGGACCTTTATCCGGCTGGCGGTGGTCGCTCGAGCGCCCTCAGCTTCATGATCAACGGCATGCTCGACTTCGGTGACGACGATGGCGTCAGCGGCTTCGTTGGCGGCGGTGTGGGTGTTGCCCGCATCGACTACAACAACGTCCGCGCCTTCTCGAACCAGGGCGCCGCGATCGACGATTCCGACACGCGCTTCGCGTGGCAGATCGTCGCCGGTCTCCGTCAGGCGATCAGCGACAATCTCGACGTGACCGTCCGCTACCGCTTCTTCAACGCGGACAACATCAACACCGTCGATTATCGTGGCTTCGAGTCCGAATCGCGGTTCCGCTCGCACAGCTTGCTGGGCGGCATCACCTACAACTTCGGGGCTCCGCCGCCGCCGCCGCCTCCGCCGCCGCCGCCGCCTCCGCCCCCGCCGCCTCCTCCGCCTCCGCCGCCGCCGCCGCCTCCGCCGTGCGCGCCGGGTCCCTACATCGTGTTCTTCGATTGGGATAAGGACGAGATCACGCCGCAAGCGGCCGCGATCCTCGACAATGCGGCGGCTGCCTACCAGCAGTGCGGCCGGGCCCAGGTCGTCCTTGCCGGTCACGCCGACCGGTCGGGTCCTGCGGACTACAACGTTGGCCTGTCGCAGCGGCGCGCCAACAACACCCGGTCCTACCTTGCCGGTCACGGCATTCCGGACGGTGTCATCACGACCGAGGCCTTCGGCGAAAGCCGGCCGCTGGTCGAGACCGCCGACGGCGTGCGCGAGCCGCAGAACCGGCGCGTGGAAGTCACCTTCGGCCCCGGCTCCGGCTGGTAAGAAGGGGCTCTGCCGCTCCGGCGGCGGAACGCCAAAAGATTGGGAGCCGGCCTTCGGGTCGGCTCCCTTTTTTTCGAAGTGCGCGCCACCAGCCTCGACGCCAAGCCCCCTATTCTGCGCCGCGCCGCTTTGATAACGCGGGCGCGAGCCATTCCATCAAGGACCTTCAATGCGCATCGCGATCATCGGGACGGGCTATGTCGGCCTCGTTTCCGGAGCCTGCCTTTCGGATTTCGGCCATGACGTGGTCTGCGTCGACAAGGACGAACGCAAGATCGCCGATCTTCGCGAGGGGATCATGCCGATTTTCGAGCCCGGCCTGGACCAACTGGTGGCACGAAACGTCGCCGTGGGCCGGCTGTCCTTCACTACCGATATGACCGCCGCTCTCAAGGGCGCCGGGGCGGTCTTCATCGCCGTCGGCACCCCGTCGCGGCGGGGCGACGGCCATGCCGATCTCTCCTATGTCTATGGCGCAGCAGGGGAAATCGCAGCGTTGCTCGATGGCCCAACGGTAGTAGTCACCAAATCGACGGTCCCCGTCGGCACAGGCGACGAAGTCGAGCGCATCGTCCGTGAGGCCGCGTCGAACGCAACGGTCTCGATCGTCTCCAATCCCGAGTTCCTGCGCGAAGGCGCGGCGATCGAGGATTTCAAGCATCCGGACAGGATCGTCGTCGGCGCCGATGACGAGCGCGGAAGGGAGATCATGAAGGAAATCTACCGTCCCCTCTATCTGAACAAGGCCCCGCTCCTGTTCACGTCGCGGCGCACGGCCGAGCTGATCAAATATGCCGCCAACGCCTTCCTCGCGACCAAGATCACCTTCATCAACGAGATCGCCGACCTGTGCGAGAAGGTCGGGGCCGAGGTCCAGGACGTGGCCCGCGGGATCGGGCTGGACGGGCGGATCGGACCCAAGTTCCTGCACGCGGGCCCGGGCTATGGCGGCTCGTGCTTCCCCAAGGACACACTGGCGCTGCTGAAGACGGCGGAGGATTATCACGCGCCGCTGCGCATCGTCGAGGCGGTCGTCAAGGTGAACGACGCACGCAAGCGGGCGATGGGGCGCAAGGTCGTCCAGGCGCTCGGGGCCGAGGCGCGCGGCAAGACCGTCGCCCTTCTCGGCCTGGCGTTCAAGCCGAACACCGACGACATGCGCGACGCGCCGTCGATCGCGATCGCCCAGGCGCTCGAGGATGCAGGCGTCAAGGTGCGCGGCTACGATCCCGAGAGCATGGAGCAGGCGCGGCCGCTCATGCCCGGCGTCGAGCTTTGCTCCAGCCCCTACGAGGCGGCGACAGAAGCGGACGCGGTCGTGCTGGTCACCGAATGGGACGCGCTTCGGGCGCTCGACCTCGATCGGATGGCCGGAGCGATGCGAGGCCGTGCCTTCGTCGATCTGCGCAACATCTATCCGCCGGAGGAGGTCGAAGAAGCCGGCCTCTCATGGTATGGAATCGGCCGCGCGCCGCGAGATGGCGGGGCGCCCCAACCGGGAGGGTGACGATGATTCTTGCTGCGCTGGCCCTGCTTCAAGCGGCCGAGCCGGCCCAGGCGGCCCTTGCTCCGTCGCCGCCGCCGGAAGTGCTGATCACGGACGTTCGGCGGGCGGACGGGAGCCTGGCGGCGCGGGCGATGGTCTGGCAGGGGCGGACGGGGCTCGAAGTGCGCGTCCAGGCGCAGGGGCTCGCCGCCGGCCATTACGGAGTCCATTTTCATGCCGCGGGGCGTTGCGAAGGACCCGGCTTCGAGAGCGCCGGGCCGCACTGGAACCCGACCGGACGGCAGCACGGCTCGCTCAATCCGCAAGGCCATCATCTCGGCGATCTCGACAATCTCGACGTCGACGAGAGCGGCGGCGGGCGGCTCGAATTCACGATCCCCGGCGGCTCGGCCACCGGCGCCGCCGGCCTGCTCGACGCCGACGGAGCGGCGGTGGTGATCCATGCCGCGGCGGACGATTACCGCACCGATCCCAGCGGCAATAGCGGCGCCCGGATCGCCTGCGGGGTGCTTGCGGCGCGGCCCTAGAGTCGCTCTAGGCTGTGTCGACATTCAGTCTTCTAATCCCTCCCCCTGAGGGGGAGGGTAGGGTGGGGGTTTACGGCGTTTGCGGTTTTCCGCCGACACCGGAACCCCTCACCCCAACTCTCTCCCCATGGGAGAGGGAGCAGTAGCTCAGCGACTGTCTATACGACCTAGCCCCGCTCCCCCGCCTCTCTCGCCCGTTCGAAGCGGCTCGCCTCGAGCGCGCCGACATGGCCGGCGCCGATCCACAGGGCGGCGAGGGTGAAGGGCGGAACGACGTAGAGCCAGAAGATGCCGGCGCTGAGGCTTCCGGTCACGTCGGCCATCTTGCCGGCGAAATAGGGGCCGAGGGCCAGGCCGACCATGGTGGTGCCGAGGACATAGGTGGCGCCGGCGGTCGCGCGCATTCGCGGGAGGACCAGATCCTGAAGCGTGGCGACCGCGGCGCCGACCCACATCGAGCCGAAGAACTGGGCGATCGGGCTGCCGATGTAGAAGGCGGCGAGGTTCTGGGTGGTGAACATGACGTAGACCGCCGGGACCGGCAGGACGACGGCGGCCATGTTGACGAAGATCCGGCCGCGCGGATCGAAGCGGCGCCAGTAATCGGCGACGATCCCGCCCAGGATCACCCCGCTCGCGGCCGCGACCGCAGCGCTCCAGCCGAGGATCGCGGCGACCTCGTCCCTGGCGCTAAGGCCCGCGATGATCCGCGCCGGAGCCTCCGGGGAATCGTAGAAGGTCCGGATCGCGTAAGGCGGCGCCCAGAAGCTGATCGCGTAGGTCATGAACGAGATGCTGCCGAAGGCGATCGCGAGCATGATCACCACGCGCGTGCCCCAGATCAGGCGATAGGCGGCCGGATCGCGCGAGCGCAGCGACTGGACCCAGGAAAAGATCGCATAGACTCCGATCCCGTAGGCGATCCATTGCGGCCAGCTGCCGGTCAGCCAGATCAGTGCCGAAGCGCCGGCGATCGTCGCGGCGAGGGCGACCAGATTGGTGCCGAGCGCGCCGGGAGTCCTGGCGGCGGTGACGAGGGTCAGCGGCGGCAGGATGGCGGCGAGCTCGCGGCCGAACTCGCGCCAGGCGCTGGGGCGGACGACCGGTTCGGCGAGGCCCTCCGACGCGCCGCGCAATGGCTCGCGCAAGGTCAACACCCAGAGCGCGAGCAGGAGGCCGGGAAGGCCGACGGCGAGGAAGGCGGCCTGCCAGCCGACCAGGCCGAACGGGGCGTCGGCAGCGCTCGGCCAGGCGGCGTTCCAGCGGCTGCTGACGGCGCCGCCGATCGGCAGGCTGATCGCGCCGCCGAGATAGAGGCCGCTCGAATAGATGGAGAGGGCGGTGGCGCGCTTCTCCTTCGGAAAGCGATCCGAGATCATCGAGTAGGCGGCGGGCGAAGCGCTCGCCTCGCCGATGCCGACCCCGATGCGCGCCGCCGCGAGCATCGCGAAGCTGGTGGCGAAGCCGGACAATATGGTCATCGACGACCACAGGCCGAGGCCGATGGCGATCAGCCGGCCGCGATACCAGCTGTCGGCGAGCCGCCCGAGGGGGATTCCGAACAGGGCGTAGAAGACGGCGAAGGCGGTGCCGTAGAGGAAGCCGATCTGGGCGTCCTCGAGGTGGAGGTCGCGCTTGATGTCCTGGGCGAGGATCGAGATGATCTGCCGGTCGATGAAGTTGATGACGTAGACCAGCACCAGCACGAGCAAGGCGTACCAGGCGTAGGCGCCGATCCGCGGCTTCGCCGACCCTCGCTCGCTCGCCATGCGGCCTCCCCCGTCGATTGTGCTTCTTATGCCAACTGGCTAGCAGAGCAGGGCGCTTTGGCAACACGGCATGGATGCGATGACGACCCGGATATTGTTCGTCTGCCTCGGCAACATCTGCCGTTCCCCGCTCGCAGAGGCTGCGTTTCGCGCGGAGGCGCAGCGGCGCGAGCTCGATGTCGAGGCCGATTCCGCGGGCACCGGCGGCTGGCATGAAGGCGAGCCGCCGGACAGGCGGGCGATCGCGGCGGCGCGCAGGAACGGCGTCGACATCGCCGGCCTTCGGGCGCGCAAGGTGAAGCGCGAGGATTTCGACCGGTTCGATCATATCTTCGCGCTCGACGACGAGAATCTGGCCGACCTCGAGGCGATACGCCCGGCCGCGAGCCGGGCGCGGCTTGCCCTGCTGCTCGACCATGTTCCCGGGCGCGAGGGGGAGGCGGTGGCCGATCCCTATTATGGCGGGGACAGCCATTTCGATACGACCTGGAGCGACGTCAGCGAGGCGGCGCGCTGCCTGGCGCAGGCGCTGGCCGAGGAGAAAGCGGTATGAGCCTGAGGCTGCACTACCATCCGCTTTCGTCCTTCTGCTGGAAGGTTCTGATCGCGCTCTACGAGAACGACACGCCGTTCGAGCCCGTCCTGCTCGAAAATCTCGGCGATCCGGAGACGCGCGCCGCCCTGACTGCCTTGTGGCCGCTGGCGAAGATCCCGCTGCTCGAGGACGAGGCGCGCGGCGAGATCGTGCCCGAGACGACGATCATGATCGACTATCTCGACCGCCATTATCCGGGGCCGGTCCGGTTCGTTCCGGCCGACGCCGATGCCGCGCGCGAGACGAGGCTGTGGGATCGGGTGTTCGACCTGCACGTGCAAGCGCCGATGCAGAAGATCGTCGGCGACAGGCTGCGGCCCGAGGATCAGCGCGACCCGTTCGGCGTGGCCGAGGCGCGCCGGTCGCTGGCGATCGCGCTCGATATCGTCGAGAATGTCGCGGGGCGGCGGCAATGGGCGGCCGGCGACGAATTCGGCCTGGCGGACTGCGCGGCGCTGCCGGCGCTGTTCTACGCCGACAAGGTCACGCCGTTCGGAAAAGATCGTCCGAACGCGACGGCGCTGCTCGACCGGCTGAAGGCACGGCCGAGCGTGGCGCGGGTGCTCGCCGAGGCCGAGCCCTATTTCCAATATTTCCCGGAAGGATGAGCGCCTTTTCGGAGCGCGTCGCCGAACTGACCGGCGCCGGCGAAGAGGCGATGGAGCGGCTGGCCGGGGGCGACGTCAGCGGCACGCTGCGAGTCACCCGGCCGGAGGGCGGGACGGTGGTGGCGAAAGGCGGAATGACCGCGGTCGAGGCGATGATGCTGCGAAGGCTCGCGGAGGCGGGCGTGCCGGTGCCGCCGATCGAGGGGGAATATGACGGCGTGCTGCTGCTCGGCTTTGTCGAGAATGACGAATTGTTCAGCCCGCGGGCCTGGGCCGATTTGGGCGCGGTGCTGCGCCGGCTGCACGGCCATTCCGGCGAGGATTATGGCTGGCCCGTGGATTTCGCGGCGGGCTCGGTCCTCATCTCCAACCGTCCCTCGAGCGACTGGGGCCAGTTCTGGGCCGACGAGCGCCTGCTCGCGCCCGCCGCGCTCCTCGACCGGCCGTGGCGCGAGCGGGTCGCCGCTGCGGCGGAGATCGCCCGGGCGACGCTTCCGGCCTTGCCCGAGCCGATCCTGCTTCACGGCGACATGTGGCGCGGGAACGTGCTCGTCGCTGACGGGGAGGTGAGGGCGCTGATCGATCCGATCTGCTATTTCGGCCATGCCGAAGCGGACCTGGCGATGCTGTCGCTGTTCGATGCGCCGCCGGAGGAATTTTGGGACGCTTACGGGCCGCTGGAGACGGGGGCCGACATTCGGCGACCGATCTACGAGCTGTTCCACGCGATCGTCCACATGCGGCTCTACGGACCGCGCTACGGGCCGCTGCTCGACCGGCTGCTGACGCAGATCGGGGCCTAGCCGAGCGGGTAGCGCTCGACGATCGAATAGACCGCGCCTTCGGGCGTCAGCGTGCTTTCGAACAGGGCGAAGTCGGCGACCTCGAAGGGCGGGCTGGCAAGGCCTCCCGATCGTTCGAGCAAATTGCCGACATGGCCCGAACCGCGCTTGAGGCGAGCGAGCGTGATGTGGGGAAGATAGGCGCGCTCATCGGGCGGGACGCCGACCCGGGCGAGCGCGGCATCGACCTTCTTGTGCAGGGTTTTGAGCGGCTCGTGCGGCGCGACGCCGGCCCAGACCGTCTCTGCCTGGCCGCGCCGCTCGAACGCGCCGATGCCCGCGAGCGCGATCGGGAAGGGCGCGTGGTGGATCGTGCCGAGCGCGGCGTGAACGTCGTCCGCGCGGTGCCGGTCAACCTCGCCGATGAAGCGCAAGGTGAGATGGAGCTGGTCCTCGCTCTGCCAGCGAGCGCCACTGATGCCGCCCATCGCGGCGAGGAGCAGCGCGCGGATCGCCGCGGGCGGGCGGATGGCGACGAAGAGGCGGTGCATGGGATCCCCATATCGTCATTCCCGCGGAAGCGGGAATCCAGCCCGCTTGCCCTTCGGACGGGAAGGAAGCCGGACCCCCGCCTTCGCGGGGGCGGCGCGCCCGCGCTCGCCGGTTTTCCTTGAATTGGGGCCCAATTCCCACGATATTCACGAGGCACGGCATTTCGCCGTCGATGGAGGAAGTTTCACATGGCAAATTGGTCTGATCCGCGGATCGGGGCGAGCCAACCGGGGACGACGACGACCGTCGGCCAAGACGTCGCGTTCGACGCCGGCCTTCGCTCGCACATGCTGTCGGTCTACAATTACATGACCTCGGGCGTGCTTCTGACAGGCATCGTCGCATTGCTGTTCGCGCAGGGCGGCGAGAATTCGCTGGCCTTCCGCCTGTTCGTGGGCGGCGGGCCGCTGGTCGTCTGGGCCGCGATCCTGGCGCCGCTGGGCGTCGTTATGTGGCTGAACTTCGGCATCAACCGGATTTCGACCGGCACGGCTCGGATCCTGTTCTGGGTCTATGCGGGCCTGCTCGGAGTCTCGCTCTCGACGATCTTCTTCGTCTACACGGCGGGATCGATCGCCACCGCCTTTTTCGCCACGGCGGCGGGCTTCGCCAGCCTCAGCCTGTGGGGCTACACGACGAAGCGCGACCTTTCCGGCATGGGCACGTTCCTGATCATGGGACTGTTCGGCCTGATCGTGGCGATGCTGATCAACGTCTTCATGCAGAGCCCGGCGATGGACCTGGCGATCAGCGCCATCGGCGTGCTGATCTTCGCCGGCCTCACCGCCTACGACACGCAGAAGATCAAGAGCCTCTACTTCGCCGTCGCCGGGACGGATTTCCACGGCAAGGCGGTGGTGATGGGCGCGCTGACGCTCTATCTCGACTTCATCAACCTGTTCCTGTTCCTGCTGCGCTTCATGGGCAACCGGAACTAGGCTTCGAACAGGTTTCGAGTGGATCGGGGCCCGGCGGCGACGCCGAGCCCTTTTCCTATCCGCGCAGGTGGCGGCGGAAGAAGGCGAGGGTCTCGGCCCAGGCGACCTCGGCCGCCTCGCGGTTGTAGCGCGCCGCCGAGGTATCGTTGTGGAAGGCGTGATCGACGCCGGGGAATTCATGGACGGTGACGTCCTTGCCAGCCGCCCGCAGCGCCTCGGCCCAGGGATGGGCGGTTCCGTTCACGCGGGCGTCGAGGCCGGCGAGGACGATCAGCATCGCCGCCTGGACCCGCGCCGCCTCCGCCGGGTCGGGCGCGGGGCCGTAGAAGGGGACCGCCGCTTTCAGCGCCGCGCCGGCGCCGACCGCGAGCCGGTCGACCATCCCGCCGCCCCAGCAGAAGCCGACCGCGCCGATCCGGCGCGACCCTCCCGCCGGCGAGGCGAGCCGCTGGATCGTCGCGACCCCGTCGGCGACCGTCTCGGCCATGTCGAGCTGCCCGATCATCGTTCGGGCCTGGTCCTGGTCGGCCGGCGTGCCGCCCGGAACGCTGAGGAAATCGGGCGCGAGCGCGGAGAAGCCGGCCACCGCGAGCCGGCGGGCGACGTCGCGAATATGATCGTTGAGGCCGCGATTTTCGTGGACGACGACGATCAGGGGAAGGTTGTCCGCGGCGCCCGCGGGCGCTGCGTTGTACCCGCGATAGCGGCGGCCCGGCCGCGGCTCCCATTCGATCGTACCGGTGCGGATTCGCCGATCGTCGGGCGCGATTTGCGGCGCCGCGGCGGCCTGGCAGGCGATGCTTCCGAGCAAGGCGCCCGCGGCCGCCGCGCCGCCGGCGATTCGGGTCAGCTCGGCCATGAAGGCGCGTCGGTCCATGCCTTCGTGGGTGAAGCGATCGTAAAGCGCGATCGCCGCGCGCCGGATCGGGTCGCTCATGCCGGCTGCGCTTCCTGCGCCTTCAGCTCGGCCATGAGGCCATCGTCGATCTCGTTCGCGCGGATCGCGGCCGGACGCGCGGCGAGGCGGGCGAAATACTCCTCGAAGGCGGGGCGCTTCGGCACGGTGCCGAACTGCAGGCCCCAGCCGATCGACGAGCCGACATAGACGTCGGCGG
It encodes:
- a CDS encoding Bax inhibitor-1/YccA family protein translates to MANWSDPRIGASQPGTTTTVGQDVAFDAGLRSHMLSVYNYMTSGVLLTGIVALLFAQGGENSLAFRLFVGGGPLVVWAAILAPLGVVMWLNFGINRISTGTARILFWVYAGLLGVSLSTIFFVYTAGSIATAFFATAAGFASLSLWGYTTKRDLSGMGTFLIMGLFGLIVAMLINVFMQSPAMDLAISAIGVLIFAGLTAYDTQKIKSLYFAVAGTDFHGKAVVMGALTLYLDFINLFLFLLRFMGNRN
- a CDS encoding dienelactone hydrolase family protein, with the protein product MSDPIRRAAIALYDRFTHEGMDRRAFMAELTRIAGGAAAAGALLGSIACQAAAAPQIAPDDRRIRTGTIEWEPRPGRRYRGYNAAPAGAADNLPLIVVVHENRGLNDHIRDVARRLAVAGFSALAPDFLSVPGGTPADQDQARTMIGQLDMAETVADGVATIQRLASPAGGSRRIGAVGFCWGGGMVDRLAVGAGAALKAAVPFYGPAPDPAEAARVQAAMLIVLAGLDARVNGTAHPWAEALRAAGKDVTVHEFPGVDHAFHNDTSAARYNREAAEVAWAETLAFFRRHLRG